The following proteins come from a genomic window of Mariniflexile sp. TRM1-10:
- a CDS encoding SCO family protein, which yields MLYFFKDYKTFGIVFLILSIIIVSIIYNTLNVYQPLPIYQPAMVSTELVDSTIQYQKKYHKIADFKLINQNGKTITQDDYKDKIYVADFFFTTCQTICPIMTNHMAQIQKELINDDDVLLLSHTVTPKIDTVAQLKRYALEKGVNDAKWNLVTGDKKQIYELARKSYLAVKDFGDGGDFDMIHTENFMLIDKKRQIRGFYDGTNAEDIDKLLEDIEILKQEK from the coding sequence ATGCTTTATTTTTTCAAAGACTATAAAACGTTTGGAATTGTATTTTTGATTTTATCTATCATTATCGTTTCTATTATATATAATACGTTAAATGTGTACCAACCGTTGCCTATTTACCAGCCAGCCATGGTAAGTACCGAGTTGGTCGATAGTACAATTCAATATCAAAAAAAATACCATAAAATAGCCGACTTCAAACTTATCAATCAAAACGGAAAAACGATTACCCAAGACGATTATAAAGATAAAATTTACGTTGCCGACTTCTTTTTTACAACCTGCCAAACCATTTGCCCGATTATGACAAACCACATGGCGCAAATACAAAAAGAGCTTATTAATGATGACGACGTACTATTGCTTTCGCACACCGTAACACCAAAAATTGATACGGTCGCACAACTAAAGCGTTATGCTTTGGAAAAAGGTGTGAATGATGCCAAATGGAATTTAGTTACTGGTGATAAAAAGCAAATTTATGAGTTGGCAAGAAAGAGCTATTTAGCAGTAAAAGATTTTGGCGATGGCGGTGATTTTGATATGATACACACCGAAAATTTTATGCTTATTGACAAAAAACGTCAAATTCGAGGGTTTTATGACGGCACCAATGCTGAAGACATTGATAAATTACTTGAAGATATTGAAATTCTTAAACAGGAAAAGTAG
- a CDS encoding FeoA family protein, whose protein sequence is MQNTLAELKRGERAIIVDVSSIHIPLKLLEMGCLPGNLVELVQLAPFKDPMYLNINGTHLAIRKETAVHILIEKEI, encoded by the coding sequence TTGCAAAACACATTAGCTGAATTAAAACGAGGTGAACGCGCCATTATCGTAGATGTTTCGTCCATCCATATTCCTTTAAAACTTTTAGAAATGGGTTGTTTACCTGGTAATTTGGTAGAACTTGTTCAGTTGGCACCATTTAAAGATCCTATGTATTTAAACATTAATGGCACCCATTTAGCAATTAGAAAAGAAACGGCTGTTCATATTTTAATTGAAAAAGAAATATGA
- the feoB gene encoding ferrous iron transport protein B, whose product MSKQINVALIGNPNTGKTSVFNALTGLNQKVGNYPGITVEKKEGICKLPRGVKAHIIDLPGTYSLNASSLDENVVIELLLNKNDKDFPDIAVVVTDVENLKRNLLLFTQIKDLEIPTLLVINMADRMRYKGISLNIEYLESHLQTKIALISTRKKEGIDNLKHLIANYKEVSVTPCLKASDIDKEYFENLQKAFPNQLLYKLWLVITQDVNFGKTDRNEIEAVADFKTKSKADLKRLQQKETIKRYQFINNVLKEGQTIDVSQAKDLRSKLDRVLTHKIWGYFIFFIILLTIFQAIYDWSSVPMDFIDSAFASLSEWTKNQLPQGAFTNLLSEGIIPGLGGIVIFIPQIAFLFLFISVLEESGYMSRVVFLMDRVMRRFGLSGKSVVPLISGTACAIPAIMATRNIESWKERLITILVTPFTTCSARLPVYLIIISLVIPEGRFLGLGYQALTLMLLYFLGFAIAVLSAYILNKVLKIKSKTFFVVEMPNYKLPMFKNVALTVLEKTKSFVFGAGKIILAISIILWFLASYGPGDNFNNAETIVKTEYASQQLSEEEISQHIASYKLEHSYIGITGRAIEPVIRPLGYDWKIGIAIVSSFAAREVFVGTLATIYSVGNDDEATIKNRMAAEVNPILGGPLFNFASGISLLLFYAFAMQCMSTLAVVKKETNSWKWPTLQLVIMSGFAYIVALIAYQLLK is encoded by the coding sequence ATGAGTAAACAAATAAATGTAGCCTTAATAGGAAACCCAAATACGGGCAAAACCTCTGTTTTTAATGCTTTAACGGGTTTGAATCAAAAAGTTGGGAATTACCCTGGCATTACTGTTGAAAAAAAAGAAGGGATTTGTAAGTTGCCTCGTGGTGTTAAGGCACATATTATAGATTTACCGGGTACTTATAGCTTAAATGCATCGTCGCTGGATGAAAATGTTGTTATAGAGCTGCTTTTAAATAAAAACGACAAGGATTTTCCTGATATTGCTGTCGTGGTAACCGATGTTGAAAATTTAAAACGTAATCTGTTACTTTTTACCCAAATTAAAGATTTAGAAATTCCAACCTTATTGGTTATTAATATGGCGGATAGAATGCGCTATAAAGGAATTTCTTTAAATATTGAGTATTTAGAATCCCACCTTCAAACCAAAATAGCTTTAATTAGTACCAGAAAAAAAGAAGGTATTGATAATTTAAAACACTTAATTGCTAATTATAAAGAAGTATCCGTTACACCCTGTCTCAAGGCATCGGATATTGATAAGGAATACTTTGAAAATTTACAAAAAGCGTTCCCAAATCAGCTTTTATACAAATTATGGCTTGTCATAACCCAAGACGTAAATTTTGGAAAAACAGACAGAAATGAAATTGAAGCTGTAGCCGATTTTAAAACTAAAAGTAAAGCCGATCTAAAACGATTACAGCAAAAGGAAACCATAAAGCGTTACCAGTTTATAAACAATGTCCTTAAAGAAGGCCAAACGATTGACGTATCGCAAGCCAAAGATTTACGTTCAAAACTGGATCGTGTTTTAACTCACAAAATCTGGGGGTATTTTATTTTCTTCATTATTTTATTAACCATTTTTCAAGCTATTTACGATTGGTCTAGCGTGCCAATGGACTTTATTGATAGTGCTTTCGCTTCTTTAAGTGAATGGACAAAAAACCAATTACCACAAGGCGCCTTTACCAATTTATTGTCCGAAGGTATTATTCCGGGACTTGGAGGTATTGTTATTTTTATTCCTCAAATTGCTTTTCTATTCTTGTTTATTTCGGTACTTGAAGAAAGTGGTTATATGAGTCGCGTGGTGTTTCTAATGGATCGTGTGATGCGTCGCTTTGGATTAAGTGGAAAAAGTGTTGTGCCTTTAATTTCGGGAACTGCTTGTGCCATTCCTGCGATTATGGCAACTAGAAATATTGAAAGTTGGAAAGAACGTTTAATAACCATTTTAGTAACGCCGTTTACAACCTGTTCCGCCAGATTGCCGGTGTATTTAATTATTATATCATTAGTCATTCCCGAAGGACGCTTTTTAGGGTTGGGGTATCAAGCTTTAACCTTGATGCTTTTATACTTTCTAGGATTTGCAATAGCCGTTCTTTCTGCCTATATTTTAAACAAGGTTTTAAAAATAAAAAGCAAAACGTTTTTTGTGGTTGAAATGCCTAATTATAAGCTTCCCATGTTTAAAAATGTGGCGCTTACGGTGTTGGAAAAAACAAAATCGTTTGTATTTGGTGCAGGAAAAATAATCCTAGCTATTTCCATCATTTTATGGTTTTTAGCATCATATGGTCCTGGCGATAATTTTAATAATGCCGAAACGATTGTTAAAACCGAGTATGCATCACAACAATTATCTGAAGAAGAAATAAGTCAGCATATAGCATCTTATAAATTAGAGCATTCTTACATAGGCATTACGGGTCGTGCAATTGAGCCTGTTATTAGACCATTGGGTTACGATTGGAAAATAGGGATTGCTATAGTAAGTAGTTTTGCTGCTCGCGAAGTGTTTGTGGGCACGCTTGCAACCATTTACAGTGTTGGAAATGATGATGAAGCCACCATAAAAAACCGCATGGCAGCTGAAGTAAACCCCATTTTAGGAGGGCCTTTATTTAATTTTGCATCGGGAATTTCATTACTACTGTTTTATGCTTTTGCTATGCAATGCATGAGTACCTTGGCTGTTGTAAAAAAAGAAACCAATAGTTGGAAATGGCCTACATTGCAATTGGTAATTATGAGTGGTTTTGCTTATATTGTTGCATTGATAGCCTATCAGTTGTTAAAATAA
- a CDS encoding FeoB-associated Cys-rich membrane protein, with protein MNTIIQNILVFTAILFALIFLIRKFVWKKSKSKKSCGGDDGCGCG; from the coding sequence ATGAACACCATCATTCAAAATATATTGGTTTTTACAGCAATTTTATTTGCCTTAATCTTTTTGATTAGGAAGTTTGTTTGGAAAAAATCGAAATCAAAAAAATCCTGTGGTGGCGATGATGGTTGTGGGTGTGGTTAA
- a CDS encoding metal-dependent transcriptional regulator, with protein MTLTEENYIKTIYQLGKYGVHTVSTNSIADALETKASSVTDMMKKLAEKGYVNYKKYQGVSLTVKGKKTAAEIVRKHRLWEVFLVKKLNFLWDEVHEIAEQLEHIKSEKLIDELDKLLDYPTHDPHGDPIPDKSGDIKKTDKILLFNLADNAKGVCVGVKDTSSAFLKYLDKHKIALGSEITVLSREDFDDSMVIKIGDTSMSISQTVANNLFVEKV; from the coding sequence ATTACGCTAACAGAAGAAAATTACATAAAAACCATCTACCAATTAGGGAAATATGGGGTTCATACTGTAAGTACAAATAGTATTGCAGATGCTTTGGAAACCAAAGCGTCATCGGTTACGGATATGATGAAGAAGTTGGCTGAAAAAGGGTATGTTAATTATAAAAAATATCAAGGGGTAAGTCTTACTGTAAAAGGAAAAAAAACCGCTGCTGAAATAGTTAGAAAGCATCGTCTATGGGAAGTTTTTCTAGTAAAAAAACTTAATTTTCTTTGGGACGAGGTGCATGAAATAGCAGAACAGCTTGAACATATAAAATCTGAAAAGCTTATTGATGAATTGGATAAATTACTTGATTATCCCACGCATGACCCACACGGAGACCCTATTCCAGATAAATCGGGAGATATAAAAAAGACCGATAAAATATTGCTTTTTAATTTAGCTGATAATGCCAAAGGAGTTTGTGTGGGTGTTAAAGATACCTCTTCTGCTTTTTTAAAGTATTTAGATAAGCATAAAATAGCATTGGGTTCAGAAATTACGGTTTTATCTAGAGAGGATTTTGATGATTCAATGGTCATTAAAATTGGAGATACATCAATGAGCATCTCACAAACTGTAGCTAACAATTTGTTTGTGGAAAAAGTATAG
- a CDS encoding TonB-dependent receptor, which yields MRYIILFLSTLSISLNAQQITGNVFSDGEPLPYVNVYLKGTSKGTTTDENGFYKINAIEAGNYTILASFTGFQTQRKNITVSSNTLVINFDLKESGLLEEVVVTGTLKAVSRLESPVPVEVYSPAFFKKNPTPNIFEALQNVNGVRPQINCNVCNTGDIHINGLEGPYTLVLIDGMPIVSGLSTVYGLSGIPNSLIEQIEIVKGPASSLYGSEAVGGLINIITKLPENAPRFFADSYVTGWGEVNLDLGYKANVGSKASLLTGINYFNYNNPIDNNNDNFTDLTLQNRISIFQKWDFERKNQRAFSLIGRYFYEDRWGGEMQWNPSYRGGDEIYGESIYTSRFEALGKYQLPVEEKILFQFSYTDHDQNSVYGNVPYLAQQRIGFGQFTWDKTLKNHDLLFGTSLRYNYYNDNTPATVEADNIVIPSLFIQDEIKFHEKHTLLLGTRYDYDKRHGNIFTPRIAYKFKPTKNDIFRVNAGTGFRVVNLFTEEHAALTGAREVVIENDLKPERSYNINLNYLTKLYTKSGIMIGLDASVWYTHFTNIILPDYDTNPNQIIYDNLDGKAISQGVSLNIDVMFSNGIKLLAGATLQDVSKTENSITERQILTESFSGTWAASYKNYKYNLTLDYTGNIYGPMRLPLLGDLDPRKENSPVWSIQNIQLTFDGLNNFEIYGGVKNLLNWTPNKGNPFIIARAHDPFDKNVDFDSNGNALVNNDPNSPKYNPYGLTFDPSYVYGPNQGIRLFFGLRYTLN from the coding sequence ATGAGATATATAATTCTATTTTTAAGCACACTCTCAATATCATTGAACGCACAACAAATAACCGGAAATGTATTTTCTGATGGTGAGCCATTACCTTATGTTAATGTTTACCTTAAAGGCACCTCTAAGGGCACCACAACAGATGAAAATGGATTTTACAAAATTAATGCCATTGAAGCTGGAAACTACACCATTTTAGCGTCTTTTACTGGATTTCAAACCCAAAGAAAAAACATAACTGTTTCGTCTAATACACTAGTTATAAATTTCGATTTAAAAGAATCTGGATTACTTGAAGAAGTGGTCGTTACCGGAACCCTAAAGGCCGTATCCCGTTTGGAAAGCCCTGTTCCAGTTGAAGTCTATTCCCCAGCATTCTTTAAAAAAAATCCAACACCTAATATTTTTGAAGCCCTGCAAAATGTTAATGGAGTACGCCCTCAAATTAATTGTAATGTGTGCAATACGGGCGATATCCATATTAATGGTCTCGAAGGTCCTTACACCTTAGTATTAATTGACGGCATGCCTATAGTTAGTGGTTTATCCACTGTTTATGGTTTATCGGGCATTCCTAACTCATTAATTGAACAAATTGAAATTGTAAAAGGGCCTGCTTCTTCTCTATATGGAAGTGAAGCCGTTGGTGGTCTTATTAATATCATAACCAAGCTTCCAGAAAATGCCCCCCGATTTTTTGCAGATAGCTATGTCACTGGTTGGGGAGAAGTCAATCTGGATTTAGGATATAAAGCCAATGTAGGGTCGAAAGCCAGTCTTCTTACTGGAATCAATTATTTTAATTACAACAATCCCATAGATAATAACAATGATAATTTTACCGATCTAACCCTTCAAAATAGAATTTCAATATTTCAAAAATGGGATTTTGAACGAAAAAATCAAAGAGCATTTTCTCTTATAGGACGTTATTTTTATGAAGACCGATGGGGAGGTGAAATGCAATGGAATCCATCATATAGAGGTGGTGATGAGATTTATGGAGAAAGTATTTATACGTCACGCTTTGAAGCTTTAGGAAAATACCAACTACCGGTTGAAGAAAAAATATTGTTTCAGTTTTCATATACCGATCATGATCAAAATTCGGTTTATGGCAATGTTCCATATTTGGCACAACAACGTATTGGTTTTGGACAATTTACTTGGGATAAAACCTTAAAGAATCATGACCTTTTATTTGGAACGTCGTTACGTTATAATTATTACAATGATAACACGCCAGCTACGGTAGAGGCAGATAATATTGTCATTCCATCTCTATTTATACAAGATGAAATAAAATTTCACGAGAAGCATACATTATTATTGGGAACACGCTATGATTACGACAAAAGACATGGAAACATTTTCACACCCAGAATAGCGTATAAATTCAAACCTACAAAAAACGATATTTTCCGTGTAAATGCAGGAACAGGCTTTAGAGTCGTTAACTTATTTACCGAAGAACACGCTGCACTTACCGGAGCTAGGGAAGTTGTCATAGAGAACGACCTAAAACCAGAACGTTCCTATAATATTAACCTGAACTATTTAACCAAACTGTATACCAAAAGCGGTATTATGATTGGACTTGATGCCTCTGTCTGGTATACCCACTTTACCAATATTATTTTACCTGATTACGATACCAACCCCAACCAAATCATTTACGACAATCTCGATGGTAAAGCCATAAGTCAAGGGGTTAGCCTTAATATAGATGTTATGTTTTCTAACGGCATAAAACTTTTGGCAGGAGCCACACTTCAAGATGTCTCTAAAACTGAAAATAGCATCACAGAACGTCAAATACTAACCGAAAGCTTCTCTGGTACTTGGGCGGCGTCCTATAAAAATTATAAATACAACCTAACACTGGATTATACGGGTAATATTTATGGCCCTATGCGTTTGCCTTTATTAGGTGATTTGGATCCTCGTAAAGAGAATTCGCCTGTTTGGAGCATTCAAAATATTCAGCTAACCTTTGATGGTTTAAATAATTTCGAAATATACGGGGGCGTAAAAAACCTATTAAACTGGACCCCTAATAAAGGAAACCCTTTTATTATCGCTAGAGCACACGATCCGTTTGATAAAAATGTTGATTTTGATAGCAATGGCAATGCTTTGGTAAACAATGACCCTAATAGTCCTAAATATAACCCATACGGATTAACGTTCGACCCGTCTTATGTGTATGGTCCAAATCAAGGAATACGATTATTTTTTGGATTACGATATACTTTAAATTAA
- a CDS encoding metal ABC transporter solute-binding protein, Zn/Mn family: protein MNKQIILALIVITLLFSCKNNKQNNGKLNVVTTTTMITDLVNNIGGDLINVQGLMGSGVDPHLYKASEGDVTKLVNADIIFYGGLHLEGKLVEVFEKMAYQNIKTIAVSDALDAKTLIGSEYFQGNYDPHIWFNIGYWKTITNYVVKALSEANPENKVAFETNGKHYIEQLNQLETEIKSIIDTLPKDKRILVTAHDAFNYFGKEYGFNVVGLQGISTATEAGVQDVQKLASFIIEHQVKAIFVESSVPKRTIEALQAAVNSKNHHVAIGGTLYSDALGSAGTVESTYIGMFKYNVNTIVNALK, encoded by the coding sequence ATGAATAAACAAATAATACTTGCTCTAATAGTAATCACCTTACTATTTAGCTGCAAAAACAACAAGCAAAATAATGGCAAACTTAATGTTGTAACCACCACTACAATGATTACCGATTTGGTAAACAATATTGGTGGTGATTTAATAAACGTGCAAGGCCTTATGGGAAGCGGTGTCGACCCGCATTTATATAAAGCGAGCGAGGGCGATGTTACAAAACTGGTCAATGCCGATATTATCTTTTATGGCGGACTGCATTTAGAAGGCAAGCTTGTTGAAGTGTTTGAAAAAATGGCATACCAAAACATAAAAACCATTGCAGTTTCAGATGCCTTAGATGCTAAAACCCTTATTGGTTCTGAATATTTTCAAGGAAATTACGATCCGCATATATGGTTTAACATTGGTTATTGGAAAACCATAACCAACTACGTAGTTAAAGCCTTATCGGAAGCCAACCCTGAAAACAAAGTCGCTTTTGAAACAAATGGGAAACACTATATCGAGCAACTTAACCAGCTGGAGACAGAAATAAAATCCATAATCGATACACTTCCAAAAGATAAACGTATTTTAGTAACGGCGCATGATGCCTTTAATTATTTTGGAAAGGAATATGGATTTAATGTAGTAGGCCTACAGGGTATTTCAACAGCCACCGAAGCCGGTGTACAAGATGTTCAAAAACTAGCTTCCTTTATTATTGAACACCAAGTAAAAGCTATTTTTGTTGAAAGCTCAGTCCCTAAACGCACTATTGAAGCGCTTCAGGCAGCTGTAAATTCTAAAAACCATCATGTTGCCATTGGTGGAACTCTATATTCTGATGCTTTAGGAAGCGCAGGAACAGTTGAAAGCACCTATATTGGCATGTTTAAATACAATGTAAACACGATAGTGAATGCATTAAAATAG
- a CDS encoding metal ABC transporter ATP-binding protein: MSKNIAVQVDDLTVAYNYKPVLWDIDLEIPEGVLMAIVGPNGAGKSTLIKSILGILKPIAGSISIYGKPYNKQRHLVAYVPQKGSVDWDFPTTALDVVMMGTYGSLGWIKRPGQKEKKAALEALEKVGMLSFKGRQISQLSGGQQQRIFLARALVQDAAIYFMDEPFQGVDATTEIAIINILKELRKAGKTVIVVHHDLQTVPEYFDWVTFLNVKKIATGPVKDIFNDDNLTKTYGINYKVSIQE, translated from the coding sequence ATGAGTAAAAATATAGCCGTACAAGTAGACGATTTAACGGTAGCATACAATTACAAGCCTGTACTTTGGGATATCGATCTAGAAATTCCTGAAGGTGTACTCATGGCTATTGTAGGTCCTAACGGCGCAGGAAAATCAACCCTTATAAAATCTATTTTGGGCATTTTAAAACCCATTGCAGGAAGCATTTCCATCTACGGCAAACCATACAACAAACAACGTCACCTTGTGGCTTATGTGCCCCAAAAAGGCAGCGTAGATTGGGACTTTCCAACAACCGCTTTAGATGTGGTTATGATGGGAACTTACGGCAGTTTAGGCTGGATAAAACGCCCCGGACAAAAAGAAAAGAAAGCAGCCTTGGAAGCTTTGGAAAAAGTAGGTATGCTATCTTTTAAAGGCAGACAGATTAGTCAGCTTTCTGGTGGACAGCAGCAACGTATTTTTTTAGCTAGAGCTTTGGTTCAAGATGCCGCCATCTATTTTATGGATGAGCCTTTTCAAGGTGTCGATGCTACTACAGAAATTGCCATTATCAATATTTTAAAAGAATTACGCAAAGCCGGCAAAACAGTTATTGTAGTACACCACGATTTACAAACCGTACCGGAATATTTTGATTGGGTAACTTTTTTAAACGTTAAAAAAATTGCCACAGGCCCTGTAAAGGATATTTTTAATGATGACAACCTAACAAAAACCTATGGCATTAACTATAAAGTAAGTATTCAGGAATAG
- a CDS encoding metal ABC transporter permease: MELVISDYTLRTITLGTAILGAVTGMLGSFAVLRKQSLLGDAISHAALPGIAIAFLITGIKDSHVLLLGALISGLIGTFWIRGIITKTHLKSDTALGLILSVFFGFGMLLLTFIQKQPNANQAGLDKYLFGQAATLVESDVWLMTIVTSICLIIMLLFWKEFKILLFDADYTKTLGFNTKTIDVLITCFIVLAIVLGLQTVGVVLMSAMLLAPAAAARQWTNSLSTMVILAATFGAFSGVFGTAISASQNNLSTGPVIVIVASVFVLASFIFSPNRGLLFRQIRFIKNRHDLELHKTLSLMYHIAENHDNISHPHAIKILNNFHGFTKGTLKKLVDKNYVTLDGNMWSLTEQGYKTAANLYNQQSQEHE; this comes from the coding sequence ATAGAACTCGTAATAAGTGATTACACACTTCGCACCATTACGCTTGGCACCGCAATTCTTGGGGCTGTAACAGGTATGTTGGGCAGTTTTGCCGTATTACGAAAACAAAGCTTACTTGGCGATGCCATTTCGCATGCTGCGCTACCCGGAATAGCTATTGCCTTTTTAATCACTGGTATTAAAGACAGCCATGTATTACTTTTAGGAGCTTTAATTAGCGGACTTATCGGCACATTTTGGATACGAGGAATTATCACCAAAACACATTTAAAATCAGATACCGCCTTGGGCCTAATCTTATCCGTCTTTTTCGGATTTGGAATGCTACTGCTCACCTTTATCCAAAAACAGCCTAATGCCAACCAAGCAGGTTTAGACAAATATTTGTTTGGGCAAGCCGCCACCTTAGTTGAAAGCGATGTTTGGTTAATGACTATAGTTACCAGTATTTGTCTAATCATTATGTTACTATTCTGGAAAGAATTTAAAATTCTATTATTCGATGCCGATTATACCAAAACCTTAGGGTTTAATACAAAAACAATTGATGTTTTAATCACCTGTTTCATTGTTTTGGCTATTGTTTTAGGCTTGCAGACCGTCGGTGTTGTACTAATGAGTGCCATGCTTTTAGCTCCTGCTGCTGCTGCACGACAATGGACAAACAGTTTAAGTACCATGGTAATACTTGCTGCTACTTTTGGTGCGTTTTCCGGTGTTTTTGGCACTGCTATTAGTGCCAGCCAAAACAATCTGTCAACAGGTCCGGTAATTGTTATTGTTGCCAGTGTTTTTGTTTTGGCCTCTTTTATCTTTTCTCCTAACCGAGGCTTACTATTTAGGCAAATTCGCTTCATTAAAAACCGTCACGATTTAGAACTTCATAAAACATTGTCTTTGATGTATCACATTGCGGAAAATCACGATAACATATCACATCCACATGCCATTAAAATATTGAATAACTTCCATGGTTTTACAAAAGGTACGCTCAAAAAATTAGTAGATAAAAATTATGTAACGCTTGATGGTAATATGTGGAGCTTAACTGAACAAGGCTATAAAACAGCAGCTAATTTGTACAACCAGCAATCGCAAGAACATGAATAA
- a CDS encoding metal ABC transporter permease, giving the protein MNNAQIEIQIIASLVAIACAIPGTFLVLRKMAMISDAISHSILPGIVIGFFITQDLNSPLLILLAALTGIITVILVERIQKTGLVKEDTAIGLVFPALFSIGVILIAKNANDVHLDVDAVLLGELAFAPFDRLMISGIDAGPKSLWIIGSILTVTIGLLIAFFKELKVSTFDAGLSASLGFSPAIMHYGLMTVSSITTVGAFDAVGAILVVALMIAPAATAYLLTTNLKKMLGLAIFFGMFSAIAGYWVAHGLDASIAGSITTMLGIIFFIVYLFAPSKGIIAVLYRERQQRTEVSLLTFLLHLKNHNEESERHVNHLNEHINWQKVRSKTVLDLALKNNMITINNHIVFLTEKGNEFTSQAIDYIITNENAQIEHMKEDFFLFRG; this is encoded by the coding sequence ATGAATAATGCACAAATTGAAATACAAATAATTGCCAGTCTTGTAGCTATAGCTTGTGCCATTCCTGGAACATTTTTGGTACTTCGAAAAATGGCCATGATTAGCGATGCTATTAGCCATTCTATTTTACCGGGAATTGTTATTGGATTCTTTATAACCCAAGATTTAAATTCACCATTATTAATTCTTTTAGCTGCTTTAACAGGAATTATTACAGTCATTTTAGTAGAGCGCATTCAAAAAACAGGTTTGGTTAAAGAAGACACCGCTATAGGCCTAGTCTTTCCTGCGTTGTTTAGCATCGGTGTTATTCTTATTGCTAAAAATGCCAACGATGTGCATCTAGATGTTGATGCCGTATTATTAGGTGAACTCGCCTTTGCACCATTCGATAGGCTGATGATTTCTGGAATTGACGCTGGTCCAAAATCGTTATGGATTATTGGTAGTATTTTAACTGTTACTATTGGGCTATTAATTGCCTTTTTTAAGGAATTAAAAGTAAGCACCTTCGATGCCGGTCTATCCGCATCCTTAGGTTTTTCTCCAGCCATTATGCATTATGGTTTAATGACGGTTTCTTCAATAACGACCGTTGGCGCTTTTGATGCCGTTGGTGCTATTTTGGTGGTCGCCTTAATGATTGCCCCTGCGGCAACAGCTTATCTGCTCACAACCAATTTAAAGAAAATGCTTGGTTTAGCCATATTTTTTGGAATGTTTAGTGCCATTGCAGGCTACTGGGTTGCACATGGGTTAGATGCATCAATAGCGGGCTCCATTACTACCATGTTGGGCATTATCTTTTTTATTGTGTATTTGTTCGCACCTAGTAAAGGTATTATTGCCGTGTTATACAGAGAAAGACAACAGCGCACCGAAGTTTCTTTACTTACTTTTTTATTACATTTAAAGAATCATAACGAAGAAAGCGAGCGTCATGTAAATCATTTAAACGAGCATATTAATTGGCAAAAAGTACGTTCGAAAACGGTATTAGACCTCGCATTAAAAAACAACATGATTACTATAAACAATCACATTGTTTTTTTAACTGAGAAAGGAAATGAATTCACCTCTCAAGCAATTGATTATATTATCACCAATGAAAATGCCCAAATAGAACACATGAAAGAAGATTTCTTTCTGTTTAGGGGCTAA
- a CDS encoding YraN family protein, with the protein MAKHNELGKEGEQLAVDLLLKNGYAILERNYRFDKAEVDIIAQKDTILAIVEVKTRSTVDFGNPQDFVKPKQIQRLVKAVDEYITVNGLDIEVRFDIIAIVKRGNALNVEHLENAFYHF; encoded by the coding sequence ATGGCAAAACACAACGAACTTGGCAAAGAAGGCGAGCAACTAGCTGTCGATTTACTGTTGAAAAACGGTTACGCTATTTTAGAACGCAATTATAGATTTGATAAAGCCGAAGTAGACATTATTGCACAAAAAGACACTATTTTGGCCATTGTTGAGGTAAAAACGCGTTCGACTGTCGATTTTGGAAATCCGCAGGATTTTGTAAAACCCAAGCAGATACAACGTTTGGTTAAAGCAGTTGATGAATACATAACGGTAAACGGATTAGATATTGAAGTGCGTTTTGATATCATCGCCATTGTAAAAAGAGGAAACGCATTGAATGTAGAGCATTTAGAAAACGCATTTTATCATTTTTAA